The sequence below is a genomic window from Carassius auratus strain Wakin chromosome 42, ASM336829v1, whole genome shotgun sequence.
cacatgcaaaaacatcgttttttttactggtcaattttgagattttggcctgtttgtcttcagtaacatgtcttctttcagacttgtggtgaaaaaaaaaaagtccaaaatacacatataggtctttatttttctacacctttagtctatttgcgtctgtagattcctaataaattcagttggcgttctaaatcaccatggtgctccgcgattgctgtctgcccctgcaaagctctctctccctcccttcacagaagttattgacaaaacgtcatttgatgacacccagaaacattctcaaaaaaatcatacataattatttaatgcatgattaaatagcaaaataaataactaatactaaaacaacactggactaattaagctattctaaactgttttataggatccacatattttagatgttaaattaaagctacctttttgaacaagtagctttctaacaaagtatggatatatgatatttttaaatcaatatgctcaagattaattagccttgacataagtagattttgtttattcatcaatgcaaatttactgcaactgctgctatgcaaattgaatgggatgtggataataaacaaaaacattatgaaattatattaaatttatattagttatattaattaattaattgtgtatttatttctatgaattattaatgttattctgcatttatataaataaggcttttatatatatatatatatatatattatataaggctattataaataaattatattattattatttgtgagttgtacactattcatacattggattattttatttattacagtttttctttcacttttgtaaagtgaaaagttaatacaaattgtatttgattttttttttatttagagcagtgaataactgctattaaaatataatagggtatcactgtttattactgattttaaaggttactgaactcttgaaatgatttggatatacagttcaaacaacacaagattggcccctctgtattaatcgtggcccctcttgtgccccccagttgaaaaaatcctagaatcgcccctgctcGGCCAATAGCAATCTGGCTCCGTGACGCGGTAGCCCTGGCGACCAATAGGATCGCGCAGAGATTAGCCAGTGTTTATAAAACCCCTGAGTGTCCCTGCTGGATCGCCGAGTTGAGTTTGACAAGAGAGTTATCACTGTTGAACTTCACACAAGTTTGTCTGTTACTCCTTAAACCATTTTGAAAACAGGTAGTAGCACTAAAACCGACTTTGAGGAACCCAAGCTGTCACTTTAAGGCAATCATGGAGCGctccaaacagaaacaaatgagtcaaaatgaaaatgaaacagatGCCGCGATCAATGGGCACTTTGACGGACGGGCGAAAGTTCCCGGATGGAGCGCCGGTGGTGCCGCTGGGACCCCGAGCACCGTGCCGTCCTCCAGCGTGATGGAGAGCTGGCGTGAAGAACGCACTCGCAGTCTGGAAGACAATGAGATGAGCCTGCCGAGCATCGCCGCGGCGTACACCACGATCCTCAGGGGGCTCGGGGAAGATCCGCAGCGGCAGGGGCTCCTCAAAACTCCGTGGAGAGCCGCCACCGCCATGCAGTTCTTCACCAAGGGTTATCAGGAAAAAATCATCGGTGAGTTGCATAAATGTATGAATGACAGTTGATAAACTGTATTTgtattgtgtgtatttataggttatttttggtttaaattgatttagaattattttaagCGTATTGCAAGCTTAAATTAACATCCTGAAATGTCACACCGTCTCTGGAAAACTGTCTCTGactaaagatgttaaataaacgtcatttttgttaacttttttttttttcatttaactttcTGTTTTACATAATTGTACAGTTTTATGGCACCAAGGGGGCGTTTACAGAGGCGGTCTTGAGTTCAAAAAACATCTAGACAGAACGGGAAGCAATGTGACAGAAAGTTAGGTTGTAAAAATTGTAGTTGATCCAAAagttacaattctgtcatcatttacttatctaaacttttaattatatttattctgTGAAAGACAAAGAGAGACTTTGTTGATCTGTCTATTAAGGACAATGAATGGTCACTGAAGATGTCAAGGACTTTAATTCACCTTAAATTGGCCCAAAGGACGCCCAAAAACTAAATCACAAGTCTTCACCATTTGAGCGTGATCGTGTGAGGctgatatttaagtttttttcacaGATCATATTATCACCAATCATATTTTCAAGAGTAGATTGAGgaatgaatgaatcattaatTCAGGTTTTTATTAGGTTGATTGAGCTAAAGAAATGGTCTTAATGATTTGTTCATGACTCATGTTTAGTCAAGGTTAACATGGTTAGTGAATAACTTAAATGTTACTAGAAGAAAATCTGTGAAAATTTGGgtctttaactaaaaaaaaaaaactatcatatgtAATCAGGAGACTTAGTTGTGTAGGACATTTTTATGATGAAATCTAATTTTTACATCTACTAGGAGATTCTTCAAAATCATGTTATATTTTCACAATCTATTTCAACACACTCTCAAAGCACTTAATTCTCTTTCTAAATAGTGGCTAATTATTAGTTTTAGTATGATAGCATTCATATGTTTTCTGAACTGCTTTTCTGTTTAAACACATCttatgaattcataaaaaaaaatgacaccttttcaaaaagttacattttctcATCAGATCAGGTTGGTGTTTTGGAGTTGTCGGGGCCTTATAATGATACAGAAAATGTTATGGCCCACAAACCATTCATCTTTTACTAATGCACTGTCAAGCATTTCAGGTTAGAAGTATTTCCTCAAACACTTTCATGTGCCATCAGTTTGATTAACTGGCTCAACAGGTACTCCACCCCAAAGCGAAGGTTTATCTTGCATAATTGTTCACTGGTCACTCTCAGGCTGTTGTCTGAGTGGTTGAGCCAGGGTGCCTCCCACCATCGCATTACCAACAACAtctccacaaagaaaacagcacatctggACTTGGTTTGTGTAGCATTATTAGGACAGATGCATATGGAATGTATTAATGTTGCTTTTCTGCACCAAAAAAGTTTGTTAAAGCAGACTCTCCTCGATGAGCTCACAGCACTTACATATGCATTCACAGAAGGTATATCATGCAGTGTCACTGGAAGCGTGTCTTTGATAACAGATTTCCAGAGGAAGGTCTTTCTTCAGTGGGATTGGCTGAAGTTTGCACCACCCCTGCAGTTTCACATATTGTTCTGAACTAGCAAAATTATGTGTCTCccacaaaaagacatttaaagtgtTGGAGGAAACAGTTTAGGGATCTCAGTGGGTTTGTGTGACACTGTGTTGAATTTCACAGTTTTATGGGAGGTGGTTGACTCATTGGTTAATGCAAGAAAAGGAAGCTGATGGTACATAGTAAGTGCTTGAATGATGAATTTCCACCTTGATCTCACTTGATGTCACAGTATATTCACCTCTGGGTTAACACTGTGTTTCAGCTTACTGTTTTTACACTAACTGAACACAGAGGGAAAATAggcttaattataataataaaaaatatatacaccaATACAACAACATGTATCAATGTTTACTtgcatatattttatgaaaatactttaatatataattagtTTAGCATCACACTGGAGGTTAGGAATATCAGCCGATAACCTAAATATAACtagtataaaataaaagtataaatataactatatataattatgaaatctttatttttattgtggcCTGTAACTCACACAAGACTAACATATGACATGATATGACTTTGAAAATAATGCACAAATCGAAAGATCGACCAGGACATTCAAAACACAAGAAGAAACTAGTTTCAAATATTCAGGTTTGGTTTTTACActaactgaagaaaaaagaaagaaagaaagaaagaaaaacaataatactttttattgtttacCAGTATTACAACAAACAGCAATGTTTacttatgtaatatatatgttgAAATGTCACACACCTGTAAATCATTTTGGGCGATTATGCaaataaatcgttttttttttgctactgtttttttctccattttactGTTTTGTGTTTTAGAAAGGATGCTTGTTATGAAACATTTGTACTCAcgattcacagacactagtaaaGGAAGGAAATTAGAGGATtatttattatgatattattataatgcattatatcatTATGTTCCTTATCCttaatggttttgttgtggtctCATGCCACATAAACCATTCAAGATCATAGAGACGAGTGATACTGGTTAAGTTACAGCGGTCAGGCGGCTCAGTATGGTTTCTTTTCTTTATTACTCATTCCGCTCGTTGTCCCCTGCCCCCACTTCCTGGATGGATGCCTGTCTCTTATTTAAACGATGGAGAACAAGCCAAACCCTCAGGAGCAGTAACATTACCCTTAACCAGAGCTCTGCTGGTTGACATCCTCACAATTTCAATGGGTTTCTATGGTTACTTATTGTATTCCAAGTGTATATTTGCTTAGTGTGTAAGCAGGTTTGTGTTtaattgagagtgtgtgtgacggTGGCAGCGAGGCTGAAGGATGACTTCTGGGAGATGCTGATTTGATTTCCTGTTCTTTTTTGTCAGTGCCACCGTCATGCGTGAGACCTTTCCGTGTGTTGTTCCTGTGCGTTTGAAAGCAGCTGTTTGTTTAGGACGAGCCTGATGACAGTTCTCTCATAACAGCAGCTGCTGCTGCCCTCAGGTTAAATTCAGCCGAGACTGATGCTCCGATCAGCTGCAGCATTTACACAACACTACATGCATACATAGTGTGCTCGGTTTCTGAAAATCATGCTGGTTAGTCACCAAGCAGAACAGTGAAAAGACCGGAATAggtttaaaaattaacaaaagccTTTCCTGGTTCTGGGAAGCATGGGACTACATCAGAAAAATGAGTTTGTCAGTAGTGTCTGCATAACTATTATTACTATAATCATTTATAACAAACCCTTAacctttaaactttaaacaaattattttttcaatGAATGTTACCTCAAATAATGCAGATTTGTAAGTGATCTGATAACTGGGAGAGTTGTGTAGCATAGATTTCTATCACATTTTGCTATCCAAATTAGGATGAGATAAGGAAAAATGTAAAGGTTTAAGTCATAATCTGGCAGGGAgtaaatatgaaagaaaaacaaatgttttgaagTACGTAAAGATCAATGGTCAAAGGTCTCACTTCACATGAAATGGAGGCCTGTGGGTTTAATCAcggcattttattttatattatattatattgctgtATTATAAATATACCGTATCTggactgtaagtcacactttttttcatagtttggctggtgctgagacttatagtcaggtgcgacttatttatcaaaattaatttgacatgaaccgagagaaatgaactaagagaaaacattaccatctacagccgtgagagggcgctctatgccgtctcgtggctgtagatggtaatgttttctcttggttcttggttctaaataaatgcgacttatagtccagtgcgacttatatatgtttttttcctcatcattgcgtatttttggactgatgcgacttatactcaggtgcgacttataatccgaaaaatatggtaataatatatattttatgatatttataaaataattatttaaacatacatttctaCACATTTAAGTAAATTATATGGGGCTATTAAAATTTCTATCGTcatattttatacaattacaaaaacattatgacgtgaacagaatagaaataaatcattaaatctcAATTATTTGTAAGACAATTAATTCACACTGATGATTGTGACAGGCCTGCAGCGGCCAAAATATCATGGAGACCtttaacaccttagcaacaccctgacaaccacccacaacaccctgcCACCTTGATGAGGAGATTTGCTGGGcaaacactgctcagtttttcagaaaatgtaaaaaaaaaaaaaaattggttgggATACATCTGTCGCTGAAGTAATCATAGGCATAAAAACAGCCTGAAAATGGATTGCTTTCTGCCTTCACACGGTGACTACACTAAAGTGGCAACAACACAAATGAGAGTCACATCTCAACAAGCCCCTGAAGCCCCAGCATCAGTCTGCCATGTGTCCATGGAAACATACCCCAAGATACGCGGCCAGGAAATTAAAAAGCCCCACAAGAAAAGACCGTGCATTTCCACTAGATAAAACAGGACATGTTTAAACAAAGATATGAGCTAAGATAAATAACACTGAGCAACAACAGGAAGAGCATACAGGGTGAAATATAATGATTTCATGATGTCATCAGGTGTCATATCACTCACCTGACGGTGACCCGTCTGAACTTATTAATTTGTTGTTGTGCCTCCTTGCAGATGTCCTGAATGACGCAATCTTTGATGAAGACCATGACGAGATGGTGATCGTGAAGGATATTGACATGTTTTCCATGTGTGAACACCATTTAGTTCCCATTTTTGGCCGGGTAAGACTAATCCTTTTACCCTCATCAATGTCCACTTTCATGTTGCCTTTCAGTGCAATTTCTATGAATAAACCTCTGAGGTGGATACgtagttttaaaaatacaattttcacaGCACTACCCTATGGTACAGTATAAGGGTTTAACaaagtctttattcatttttattatttattaaagtttattaattgatttaattcattcattatacatttattaaaaaatatatttttattattaatttaacattttaattgattttatttttcatttatttacaatccaggtcatattttaccccaaaaagaacaaaatatatagaaattataGAATGATATAAATTATTCTTAAAACAAAGAAATCAAGCTTATATTTGGGACTTTCTTTTTATGAAgccaatatataaaaaatctcaTTATCATTACTGTTATGTGGTATATTTTTGAAGTTTATATGTGTAAAGTATTGTTGCTCAAGTAAGTAGTGTTTGAAGTCAATGTATGCAGactatttctaaaatgtgatagagaaaaaggcaacaaagaagtctttttttttttaaacaaaggtcaaaactcctgttacaATCTGGATTTTTGATgatgcactcttgtcataaattaatgtattacttttcctacataatttttaacaaaaaacaatggtaaaatatatatttgggagtcttagacctttccaacgatatatagtttgtcaagatttgattagatttgattgtaatatagtgaagtaactGTAGGCGTCTCGTATTCGGGacagggtgacagttaaggggtttaaACAGGATGATTTTCATAGAAGAATTACATTAATGAGAATTTGATGGTAAATGTGCTTCATTATGatgaaaataagatttaaaaaattacttttttctttctttctttttttattaaatgtgtattttgattGTGGGGTGAAATATGCcttgtaaatttattttttgagatTCACTCACATAATGGCAGCATTACAGGTTTTCTGATTCACcttgaaaaaaacaaagaaagaaagtccGTCAATAACCAAGTTAGTTAGCTATAATTAGCCTAAATCTAGAAGGTAACAAGGACAAACTGGAATATTGGGTCTGAGATCCACTCAGAAAAGATGGCCACTCTTAATCCTCCAGGTTTGACATTTAGTACCTCCCTCCAGCTCACAGCTCTGCAGGTGTCTGCCATTTAAGACAAAAGAGACACCGTCGATACTGTCACGGCTCAAATGGCTGCTGATGATAGACTGAGCCATTGATCAAGCGCACTGAATGGCTTTTTTTCCGCCACTTGCAATTTTGTTTGTCAGACGCTGTCAGAGGGCCGTCGTTTCCGCTGCGTCCCCCGCTGATCGTCATCGGCGCGGCCCCTTATCCCTTCTCATCTATTTACCTCACCACTCGCGGCATCTGCAACAAGATAATGACACACCAGTTTCCTTCAGAGAGGCGCGCGCCcgttcattttctgtttttggcCCTCTTGCTTGCGCTTCAGTGTCCACCGTCCTGATGATTGTCCACACAACACTGTTAGTGTCCATCACGAGCGGCGAGCTGAACAGGTGTGCTCTCGTTTTCCCTTGAAACATATCTTCCATACAGCCGCCACATCTTGCCTGTTGTCCTAAAGTGgattaagttgaaaaaaaaaagcactttgcTCATTTCCCAGGTGCTCTGTAGTTGTTGGTAAAGCTCGTTTTATGTTTTTGGAGGATGTTGATTGAAGTTTGGCAGCGCTGAAAGAAGGCCAAGAGGGTTCAGTGATGTGCAGGGTTATCACATCAGAACAGAGAGCAGAAGAGGAAAGAAGAGAGAAAATCCTTGCATGTCTGTTAATGCTGCCCTTTCTCTGGGCTGTTTCATCAAATTGTTGGTGACATTTGAGTTGGACGGTGGAGAGGAGGTTAGGTTGGGGGAGCTGTCAGATGTACAGTCACTTCCGAGCATATGCACAGATGCGGTTCTCTGCATCTTTAACTTCTCCTCTGCTGCTGTGCCATGTGGGGATGCTCGGTTATGGCAGAAATCATAATTATTTTGGTTAATATTGTAGCCATGGTTATTTACTGTAACACGATTATATCAAATTATACACCAGTATCAGTTGggtgttcagtgccttgctcaagggcacctcagtcgtcgTATTGAAGGTGGGAGAGAATTCTGTACACTCACTcctcccacctacaatccctgtcagtatgggacttgaacccacaacctttgggttatgagtctgactctctaaccattaggccacaacttccctacTGTAAAAAGCTATTATAGCTAATcagtcaaaaagtaaaaaaaatgaatatatatatgggctgctgtcacttttttatagaatttatataGGATTTAATATATTGACATGCATCTGATTTTTTCCTGTCACGCTCCCAAATCCTAAAGTGTAATTTGATTGACCTTGTTTTTGCTCGATCTCGGAGAGTGCACACAGAAAGCCCTTCTTGTGCagttttgcaattatttttaatatcaatCATGTCGTGTATTAGACATTCACATTACATAATTTGACTGATTTGGACATTACGTTTGAGCTTTTAATGAAGCGTGAAAGAGCACCACTTTAAAAGAATGGAATATGGCtcaatcattttatttcaactatAGTACTTTCATAATTATTGGAAGCCAACAGCTGAATCAAAACTAGAATTTGCACAGCCCTCGTGCCATGTAGCTTGCTAGTGTCGGTGTCCAGTTTTTCACATGCAAAGGCTTACAGTTTACTGTGAAAGTATTGTGTGTATATAACTCCCATGTTTTGCAGTTCTGTCTTTCTATTGTCAGATAACGTGTTGTGTTTTGCACAGGTGCACATAGGTTACCTTCCAAACAAGAGGGTTCTTGGTCTGAGTAAACTAGCAAGGTGGGCAAAATGCACCCATGTTTCTCATACACATATGAAAGTCCAAtctattacaattaattttattttttattattttcttgtgtTCATTTACATCTTTTGTTTTTCACAGTCAGTGGTCCCAAAAAGTATTTGGGCACTTAAATCACTTCCATCTTTCCCCAGTCCATCTGAATATAATTGCATTACGAAATACAATCCTGTATCAAATTACCTATGGACATGTTCTATTAATGTTTGCCCTATTTGttgaacaatacatttttacacttttttttttaattaaaatggggTATATGGGATCAGTGTGCTTTTCTTTTcttgaaataaattactttttttatttttattaaaatacaaagcagttattttaagtttttatgtatttttatcatataaatgcattttttgttgaGTGTTCTGCaatcctttaaaataaatgtaagattttGTTATACAACGaggtgattttgtttttataatgaaCAATATTGAATCTTAATGGATTCCTTCATGAGTGTGCATATTTATCCTGCCACAAAgcagcttttcttttctttttttttcagtaaattcaGCAGCATTTGCTTGAGGAAAGGGGATTAGTGGCACTCATTGCCTCAAGGGAGTTGTTTGCCTGTGAAATCAAGATGCACacgcctttgtgtgtgtgtgtgtgtgtgtgtgtgtgtgtgtgtgtgtgtgtgtgtgtttgaaacaatGAGAGTGTAAGTGTCTGTAAGAGGATTAGACACGATGTGTGAGTGACAAAGAGAAGCTTGATCCAATCTGACCCCAATACCTGTGGCTTAGCCATTCACGATGTACAAGCCATTATACTGCACTCCACTAATGAAGACATGACAACAGCAGTCACGAACTGTAGCTCTCAGCAGtgccacacacgcacacacacacacaggtgcatttctgatttctaaaatttggtattgtttctttttttctttttaatagctGTAGTCATGAAAAGGTCCGAGTGGCACAGAGACTGACTTTTCCTAGTCAACATTATCTGTGAAaaggattttgtgtgtgtgtttgttctatTCTTATTAATTAAATAGTTATCAGTGTTAAACAGTTGAGCTGAatattatttttatggaaactgaccTTTTTTTAGATTAGAAAGAAAgtataggattttttaaaatacatattttgtaatattattaatatgttataGACACCTGGCCTAGGTTTTATCATTACCACAGTGATTAAAATCCCTGAGCAATGAAGTTTTATCAAAGCACCATCACATATGATCTTACATAAATCTAGCTTAATTATTAACTATGTCTCTTGTTTTGCACTAGgattgttgagatatatagcagGAGATTGCAAGGTAATGGCTTCCCTCCCcctcaaacaaacataaaatatttacattcctTCGAAATCCTTGTTGGTTTCACTAATAACCTGAAAACTTAATATTGAAATCTGCTTGTCTGATTTCAGTTCAGGAGCGTCTAACCAAACAGATTGCAGTCGCCATCACTGAAGCGTTACAGCCTGCTGGGGTCGGGGTGGTCATCGAAGCAACGTATTACaccttttatttacaatataatgcaaaaaatgaccaaatatgaagatttatttattttctttattattctccAGCCACAAATTaagttttatcatttaatttacgATGTAATAAATATGAACAGTCCTCAatattcattgcattttattttttgtaacaatacaATAAGTATGAACAATCCACACATTTTGTTGGATTTATTAAGTATAAGTAATTACGGTAGTATGACCAGTCCTCAAGATGTATTTCTTCTCTGTGGTCTTCTTCAGTCACATGTGTATGGTTATGCGAGGCGTCCAGAAGATGAACAGCAAGACTGTGACCAGCACCATGCTTGGTGTTTTCCGTGAGGACCCCAAGACACGAGACGAGTTCCTGAGCCTGATCCGGAGCTGAGGGTCCGTGTTCACTCTCCACTGCCAAAACACTCTAACCAGCCCTCTTCTCAAACGCCTCCCTGGATCTACGGATCCTTCATCTCTGGTTCTGCCTCCGGACGAGGCCCTGCTGCTGTGTAACATAGTGTCCCATCGGTAACACCTTCTCGTCTGTGTCtcgtgtgtggatgtgtgtgttttgtgcacgTTTTAGTCAGTAGAGCTGTGGGAGCCTCTATTGACGGGACTGTGGCTATTACTGTTAAATGGAAGCATTGTGTTTTGAAGGACGTCTTAGATTAACACAATTTCACCTCTTTAAACTGACAAGAACCAAACCCACCGAAATCTGTTTAGATCTCTTTCCGGCTGTGTCACATTCATTCTCTATTCAACGCAATTGAGTTGCTTGAAATACGCAAACAAAGTGGTTTTATTTTCACGCTCCTGAACAGGGAGGTGCATGTCATTctgaatatttgaataattacATAAAAGTACTGTTGAGGAACAATGGTACGGTAACGGTAATGAATAGAACcactaaataattacaaatattcttACACCTTGATATTTACATTGTACTTCAAAGATTGTTATGGTATTATAATGGTACATATCCAAAAACCTAGTATTGCAAAAAAAGCACCACTTTTTATAAGTGAATAAATCCAGActggttttattgttgttttactatgtgctgaaaatgtattatGGCTACGCTGTctcataatgtaatatttaatataatgtatgcGTCCTGTGTGCATCAGTCAGTAATTGTGCCCAGACCCAAAGTATCATCTGCTCTTGAAAGGATGGTTCATCCGGAAAtgaaactcaccctcatgttatccACACACGTTTTGCCTTAAACGTGACATATGAAATgttagtctgaaaaaaaaaatgatgtttttctaATGGAACGGTTTATTGAAGCATACTTTTAAGgttacatgtttgtgttttttgttgagtATTATGTTTGATACATCAAgtttttatggctcatatagtagAATATaggaaaatgtcataaaaaataaaaataaaaacctaaatttTATTCAGAGGTCcaaattttatgaaaatattcaCTTTTGCTGTTAATATAAACACCGTTTTTGCATTATTACATGATTTTTAAGCAAACTACCCTCACAAATTCACattattgtaatgttaaaaataaatgttttaccaATTTTTATCATGGTGATTTTATGGAGTTTATATTCAAGGAGGCAAAATACATCAGAAGTCGAGACTGAGTGAAAATATGCAGTTTggtatttaaatgattattttactatcaaagctctgtagttttgaaacatataatgcaatgcaattcaaCTATGATAAAGAGACgtataaataaatgtagctgAAATCCTGA
It includes:
- the LOC113060761 gene encoding GTP cyclohydrolase 1-like, which gives rise to MERSKQKQMSQNENETDAAINGHFDGRAKVPGWSAGGAAGTPSTVPSSSVMESWREERTRSLEDNEMSLPSIAAAYTTILRGLGEDPQRQGLLKTPWRAATAMQFFTKGYQEKIIDVLNDAIFDEDHDEMVIVKDIDMFSMCEHHLVPIFGRVHIGYLPNKRVLGLSKLARIVEIYSRRLQVQERLTKQIAVAITEALQPAGVGVVIEATHMCMVMRGVQKMNSKTVTSTMLGVFREDPKTRDEFLSLIRS